From the genome of Gracilinanus agilis isolate LMUSP501 chromosome 2, AgileGrace, whole genome shotgun sequence, one region includes:
- the FBXL22 gene encoding LOW QUALITY PROTEIN: F-box and leucine-rich protein 22 (The sequence of the model RefSeq protein was modified relative to this genomic sequence to represent the inferred CDS: inserted 2 bases in 1 codon; deleted 2 bases in 1 codon), which produces MSTGPGPXGGGRSGPPGWAQQQAHGSAGRCVWSPQSAFVPTMHITQLNRECLLHLFSFLDKDSRKNLAKTCSQLWEVFLDPLLWPLLHFNSLAELKKDNFLVSPALRCLSIRWHSSQVKVCNVEDWMKNALQRGFCSTHEHLARDLLVKVCHRCPNLLSLTLSGCGHVTDECIALLLQSCPNLQTLKLENCVRITNRTLTAVTTHGRALRTLHVDFCRNVSQAGLRQVRELCPWLVLKAERSADMIPDMLPEEKLTQERSARKLLQR; this is translated from the exons ATGTCCACTGGCCCCGGCCC AGGAGGAGGTAGGTCAGGCCCCCCAGGCTGGGCCCAG CAGCAGGCACACGGCTCTGCTGGGCGCTGTGTCTGGTCCCCACAAAGTGCTTTTGTTCCCACCATGCATATAACTCAGCTGAACCGAGAGtgtcttttacatttattttccttcctggaCAAGGACAGCAGGAAGAACTTGGCCAAAACGTGCTCGCAGCTGTGGGAGGTGTTTCTCGATCCTCTGCTCTGGCCGCTGCTGCATTTTAATTCTCTGGCCGAACTGAAAAAGGACAACTTCCTGGTGAGCCCCGCCCTGCGCTGCCTGTCCATCCGCTGGCACTCCAGCCAAGTCAAGGTGTGCAACGTGGAAGACTGGATGAAAAACGCCCTGCAGAGAGGCTTCTGCAGCACTCACGAGCACCTGGCCAGGGACTTGTTAGTGAAGGTTTGCCACAG GTGCCCCAACCTCTTGTCCTTGACGCTCTCCGGCTGTGGCCACGTCACTGATGAATGCATTGCATTATTGCTCCAGAGTTGCCCCAACCTGCAGACCCTCAAACTGGAAAACTGTGTTCGCATCACCAACCGAACACTGACTGCTGTGACCACTCACGGGCGGGCACTGAGAACTCTTCATGTTGATTTCTGTCGCAACGTGAGCCAAGCGGGCCTGCGGCAGGTCCGAGAACTCTGCCCTTGGCTAGTTCTGAAAGCAGAGAGAAGTGCAGACATGATCCCAGACATGCTCCCTGAAGAAAAGCTAACCCAAGAGCGATCGGCAAGAAAACTCTTGCAACGATAG